One part of the Cuculus canorus isolate bCucCan1 unplaced genomic scaffold, bCucCan1.pri scaffold_94_multi_2_16, whole genome shotgun sequence genome encodes these proteins:
- the LOC128850838 gene encoding uncharacterized protein LOC128850838 isoform X1 has translation METAPPPTPSGTPWPPRDARLAAAEVGVLAVILTLALGGNVLVLLALRPRRGHAPPRPAPPLRRYLRHLSMADLGVAGGQVLPQLLWDVTDRFQGPDVLCRVTKYLQGVAMFAPAYVAVAMAYNRHRAICRPLGGRRGGGHRDGLCWGSWGWRRRGSVDGEQGHDNNMERVQSHGDTKHGAQGPTGCWGRRCGDIRGGTWGHIGCWGQSSEDTGNGACGCEDTRDGAQGPVGCWERECDNIRDSKDGAWGCGDIRCGAWGTIGCWGWGCGDTTDGTQGHRDAKNGAWGPSRFWGWKCGDTTDEVQGREDIRGATWRPTGCWAQGCGNTWPTRYGTQGHEDTKDGTQEPTGCWGQGHSGTMNGTQGHGDTRDGTRGCIGCWGQRSGDIWETRDAKRGPIGCWGWGGGDSRDGALGRRDTWDGVWEPTGCSGQGDSEDIITTTSPLCPPAVPSTLMSPTLYVSPISPAPHVTSLRSSTPCAIPIPPTSHVNQVSPIPHVSLSMSSDPHVTPPTSPSLSPSYQVPTRTLLLTTTEWVQATMGRSEATMRCSQAIIRWSQATMRWSWAAMGWSWAIMGWSLATMSLTQATLRWAWAIMRWVQAVMGWARVTMGWAQSVVEWTRSTVVWVQGRWGPLATAWTLAFLFGLPQVGIFGQQDVGAGEQDCWATFIQPWGARAYVTWVALAVLVAPAVLLGGVTGGSDTSIGTTGTSERTGKGKGQELSDGTSGVGGLHRVLESLLLCPVVGSLGSPGSGGRVTWVNPADPT, from the exons ATGGAG ACCGCCCCACCTCCCACCCCCTCGGGCACTCCCTGGCCCCCCCGTGATGCCCGGCTGGCTGCGGCCGAAGTTGGGGTCCTGGCTGTCATCTTGACCTTGGCGTTGGGGGGCAACGTGCTGGTGCTCCTGGCCCTGCGCCCTCGCAGAGGACACGCCCCGCCGCGCCCAGCCCCCCCCTTGCGCCGCTACCTCCGACACCTCAGCATGGCCGACCTGGGGGTGGCAGGGGGGCAGGTgctcccccagctcctctggGATGTCACTGATCGCTTCCAGGGCCCAGATGTCCTCTGTCGGGTCACCAAGTATCTCCAAGGGGTGGCCATGTTTGCCCCAGCCTACGTGGCAGTGGCCATGGCCTACAACCGCCACCGTGCCATCTGCAGACCCCTTGGGGGGCGGCggggtggggggcacagggatgggctgtgctgggggtcGTGGGGATGGAGGCGTCGGGGGAGTGTGGATGGGGAGCAAGGACACGACAACAACATGGAGAGGGTGCAGAGTCATGGGGACACCAAgcatggggcacagggacccaCTGGGTGCTGGGGACGGAGATGTGGGGACATCAGGGGTGGGACGTGGGGACACATTGGATGCTGGGGGCAGAGTTCggaggacactgggaatggggcaTGCGGATGTGAGgacaccagggatggggcacagggaccGGTTGGGTGTTGGGAACGGGAATGTGATAACATTAGGGACAGCAAGGATGGGGcgtggggatgtggggacatcAGGTGTGGTGCATGGGGAACTATTGGTTGTTGGGgatgggggtgtggggacacCACGGATGGGACACAAGGGCACAGGGATGCCAAGAATGGGGCATGGGGACCCAGTAGGTTCTGGGGATGGAAGTGTGGGGACACCACAGATGAGGTACAGGGACGTGAGGATATTAGGGGTGCCACATGGAGACCCACTGGGTGCTGGGCACAGGGATGTGGGAACACATGGCCTACCAGGTATGGAACACAGGGACATGAGGACACCAAGGATGGGACACAGGAACCCACTGGGTGCTGGGGACAAGGACACAGCGGCACAATGAATGGGACacaaggacatggggacaccagggatgGCACAAGGGGATGCATTGGGTGCTGGGGACAGAGAAGCGGGGACATTTGGGAGACTAGGGATGCGAAACGGGGACCCAttgggtgctggggctggggaggtggggacagcagggatggggcactgggaCGCAGGGACACTTGGGATGGTGTGTGGGAACCCACTGGATGCTCGGGACAAGGGGACAGCGAGGACATCATCACCACAACgtcccccctctgtcccccagcTGTCCCTTCCACTCTGATGTCCCCCACTCTCTATGTCAGCCCGATATCCCCAGCCCCCCATGTCACATCCCTGAGGTCCTCAACTCCTTGTGCCATCCCCATTCCTCCCACCTCCCATGTCAACCAGGTGTCCCCAATACCACATGTCTCCCTCTCTATGTCCTCAGACCCCCATGTCACCCCCCCAACGTCCCCATCACTCTCTCCCTCCTACCAGGTGCCCACGAGGACCTTGTTACTGACCACCACAGAGTGGGTACAGGCCACCATGGGAAGGTCTGAGGCCACCATGAGGTGCTCACAGGCCATCATAAGGTGGTCTCAGGCCACCATGAGGTGGTCTTGGGCCGCTATGGGTTGGTCATGGGCCATCATGGGGTGGTCTTTGGCCACCATGAGTTTGACACAGGCCACCTTGAGGTGGGCATGGGCCATCATGAGGTGGGTTCAAGCTGTGATGGGATGGGCACGGGTCACCATGGGGTGGGCTCAATCTGTTGTGGAGTGGACACGCTCCACTGTGGTTTGGGTACAAGGCCGGTGGGGACCGTTGGCCACTGCTTGGACCCTGGCATTTCTCTTTGGGTTGCCTCAGGTGGGAATTTTTGGGCAACAGGATGTGGGAGCGGGTGAGCAGGATTGTTGGGCCACCTTCATCCAACCTTGGGGAGCCCGTGCCTACGTCACTTGGGTTGCACTGGCGGTGTTGGTGGCCCCGGCGGTGTTGTTGGGGGGGGTTACAGGTGGCAGTGACACGAGCATTGGGACCACGGGGACGTCGGAAAGGACTGGGAAGGGCAAGGGCCAAGAGTTATCGGATGGCACTAGTGGTGTTGGGGGTCTACATAGGGTGCTGGAGTCCCTTCTTCTGTGCCCAGTTGTGGGCAGTTTGGGATCCCCAGGCTCCGGTGGAAG GGTTACTTGGGTGAACCCTGCTGATCCCACATGA
- the LOC128850838 gene encoding vasopressin V2 receptor-like isoform X2 has translation MEVAVTRALGPRGRRKGLGRARAKSYRMALVVLGVYIGCWSPFFCAQLWAVWDPQAPVEGPAFTIPMLLASLTSCTNPWIYAAFSTSLSRAMGRILCPCRQQRPLGSSPAPCQ, from the exons ATGGAG GTGGCAGTGACACGAGCATTGGGACCACGGGGACGTCGGAAAGGACTGGGAAGGGCAAGGGCCAAGAGTTATCGGATGGCACTAGTGGTGTTGGGGGTCTACATAGGGTGCTGGAGTCCCTTCTTCTGTGCCCAGTTGTGGGCAGTTTGGGATCCCCAGGCTCCGGTGGAAG GCCCAGCCTTCACCATCCCGATGCTCCTGGCCAGCCTCACCAGCTGCACCAACCCCTGGATCTACGCTGCCTTCAGCACCAGCCTCTCCCGTGCCATGGGCCGCATCCTGTGCCCCTGCCGCCAGCAGCGTCCCCTGggctcctccccagccccctgcCAATAG